The DNA segment TTGGCGGTGCCACCCTTGGGAGTTCATTTTCAATGAGGTCTTTGGTGGATGAAAAACGGGATGCCATAGAAGCGCTGTGCCTGAAATTCAATGTCCGGAGACTGGATGTTTTCGGCTCGGTGACGGGTGCGTTGTTTAATCCGTCAAACAGTGACATTGACTTCCTTGTCGAATTTGAGCAGCTTGCCCCCGCAATGCATTACGAATGTTATTTCGGGCTGCAGGAAGGCCTCGAAACTCTTTTCGGCCGCCATGTTGATCTGGTCGAGTCCGCCTCGCTGCGCAACCCCTATTTCATCAAAGGGGTGGACGCGACACGGGAGCCGGTATATGCGGCGTGACCCCCGAAATGTAATGTAAGGTGTAATTCCATACGCTTCTCTTTTTGCCCTTTCCCTTTTTCCTCTCTGCGTTCCTCGGCGTCCTCTGCGTCTCTGCGTTTCATGCTTTCAACATTTTGTTTTCTGTGCATCCGCTTTGTCAGGGATTTCTAAACGCAGAGGCGCGGAGGACGCGGAGGCTCGCAGAGGAAGGCATGTTGGAAGTGAGAATAAAAAATAGGTTCACCCCCTTGGGGTTACTGGATCGATGGAACCCACAAAAGACCTTTTCTTTTCGTCACCCCCACGAAAGCGGCCTTCCAAAAAGGGCCTGATGTGAGAAAGAACTAAGAAATGCCTCTTCCGTCATTCCCGTGAAAACGGGAATCCAGAGATGCAGGATCGGCGCAACCTGTTGGAATTACTGGATTCCCGCGTGCGCGGGAATGACGGTGGTGAGCCGGGTTTATGGTGATGGAATGTTACTTGTACGTTGATGTGAGGCTTTGGGAAGGCCCCGAATTTCATCGTTCAATGTCAAAGGCCACAACCCACGCGGACTCATACTTTTTCACCCAGTACCTTGCCGCCTACGCCGCGCCCTGAATGGCCTCCGCCAGCTTTTCGGGTTCCTGTGAGCCGATGACGAACTGTTTTCCCGCAGTGGTCACCAGCAGCACACCCCGGTCGCCGCGCGCGTTGAGATAGCGGCAGGGGGCGCCGTTAAAGCGGCCAAAGCGGATGCCCCATCCGCCCGCGTCCCGGATGGGCCGGTAGTTGACGGGCCGCAGTTCCTGTATGCCGTCGAGGGGAAAGCGTTTCCAATACAGAGGCAAAAAGAGCCCGAAAGTCACCACCACCTCCGTCTTGCCCACTTCGGTGGTGATTCGCAGCAGGTTTGCCGTCAGGGGCATGACGATCAGCATGACGGCGAGAGTGACCCGGATGCCCACCGGGTCCGGGGTTTTCCCAGCCAGGGTGTCCAGATAGGGGAGCAGTAGGACCAAAACGCAGACACCGCCCGTGACCACATACACCCAGGCGGCAAAATACTGGACTTCGCGGTAAAGGGTCATGAGTGTTCCCCTTTGGCCCCGGCGTGCGGGGTGTTGACGGAAAACGAGGCGTAGAGTTCCGGCAGGGCCTCGATGAGCGCGCGCTGGTGCGCGGGCGGGTCGGGGCGGTGAAAAATCCCGGCGCGTTCCGGGCGGTCGGACAGGGCAAAGTCGAAATGGCCATCGGGCCGGACATCAATCCGGCAGGGCCGGATTTCAGGGGTGAGGTCCGTGTCCGTGGCCAGTACTGACGCGGGGGGCAGAATCCGGTGCTCCCCCCCGGCGCGGCGCACCAGCCTCCGGCCCGCCGTGTGCATCCACACATCGGTCTCCCAGACATTGTGCGGCAGGGCGGCGATGCGGTCCACGGCCTCCCCGGAAGGATCGTCCTCCATGGCGGCGAGAAAGTCCACCCTGGACGAGCGCTCGAAAGCGTAGGCGATGTAACGCCGCAGTTGCGGCGCGACCCTGCGGATGAGGGAGAGGTCGGGCAGCAGCCAGTAGGTGTTGTGCGGGCCAAGCACGAAAACGTCCCGCTCCGTGGCGCAGGGGTACAGGGCAAGGGGCAGGTCGGACTGGAGGACCCGGACGAAGGCGTGGACGTCAAGCTGGACGTTCCATTCCAGATAGCCCGCCGGGGCCGCCCCGGCGCACAGCCGGACACGCCGTGTTTTCTCGCGCAGCAGTTCAGGCTCCCGGTTCAACGCCACAGCCAGGGGCCGGGCGGAGCCGAAGGAGACTATCTCGACGGGTTCCGGGGACTGGCGCAGCGTGTCCAGCAGGAGGCTTATACCCGCCTGCTGGAAGGGCGGCGCGTCCTCCATGCGGTCCTCCGGCCCGCGCATGGGCTCGAAGGGCGCCGCCGCGCAGGGCACCTGGCGGCCAAATATCCAGTTGAGTTGCCATACTGGAATGAAGCCGGGGTCCCTGCCGCCGAGGGGGTCGCTGTACAGCCCGCCGTCCGGCACCTGATACGGCCTGCGGTACCGCTGCGTCACGTCCAGCACCACCGCCCTCAGGTCCACTTCCGGCAGGGCATAGGCGGCGACAAGGTCCAGATTGTCGCCGGGGTCCTGCGGCGGGTGGTAGAGGTCCGTGATATCCACCACGGGCACGCGGGGGCCGCGTTCCGGCGAAACGGGCGGGGCTCCCCCCGCCCGCACGGACGCGGCCAGCGCCGCAGTCCCCAAAAAACCGCGCCTTGTCAGGCGCGGCCCGCGCTTTCTCTCCATAAATGCGGCCCTTCCCGGAGCGCCCCCCGCGCCATGCGGGGGCGGCAACACCGGCGGCAGTTTATCAGACCGCCGCCGCCACATGATAAAATTGGAAATGCCCAAGGGCAAATCCTTATCATGCCGGTGAATGGTGTAACTCAGAGGTACCAACGGGACATCCACATGCACCCAGCCGATGTTGAAGCAAAACTGGAGGCCTGCTCAAGGCTCTTCGCCCAGGAACGCCACGAGGACGCCCTGGCGACCCTCGACAGCATCGGCCACCTCCTTCCCAACAGCCCCGTCCTGCTCCGGATGCGGGTGGAGGGCATGACGGCCCTCGGCCGGAAGACCGAAGCCCTGCACGAGTGCGAGAAACTGATACTCCGCCTGGACCAGATACGCGATGCGGGCGACTTGCTGGACAGCCTGTTCGACCTGGACCAGGCCGCAAGGCTGGCGGAGATGGTGACGGAGCAGTCCGTGAAGGCCGGCACCCTCAAGGCCGCACTGCAGCGCTCCGAGGACGACACGCTGGAAAAGGAGAACCTCCAGGAGACGGTCGAGGAGCTTCAGGCCCGGCTGGAATCCTTCATGTCCCAGCGGGAAACCGCCGCCAACGAGCAGAAACGGCTCGAAGAGGAGCTGGCCAGCCTGCGCGAGCAGGAGCGGCGGCGCGCCGAGGAGCTCGAAACCGCGCACAGCGAGTTGGACTCGCTGAAACACACCCTGCTCCAGCGCGAGTCGGAAATCACCGAGGCCGAGGGGGAGCTGGCCAGCCGCGAACAGCGCGTGGCAAGCCTGGAAACCGAGGTGGCCGCCCTGCAGGAACGGTCCGCGGGCGCCGTCGAGTCGGAGCGCCAGCTCAACGAGGAGCTCGAGCGCCTGCGCCGCCAGGGCGATGAAAAGACCGAGGCCCTCAACGAGGCGCGGCGCCAGCTTTCCCAGCTCGAGGAGATGCTCAAGGACCGGGAGCACGCAATCGAGGAGGCCCAACTGCACAGCCTCGAACACGAGGAGCAGATGGCCCGGATGCGGGACGAGATGGCCGGCATCCGGGAGGAGTCGGAGAAGGCCGCCCGCGCCAGGGAAAACCTGGAACTGGAACTGGCCCAGCTCCGCGACAATGAGCGCAGCAAGAGCGACGCCCTCGACGCCGCGCGGTCCGAGCTTTCCCTGCTGCAGGACCGCCTGGGCGACCGGGAGGGCGCGATTCTGGCGGCGGAGCGGCGGGTGCGCGAGAGCGAGGAGGCGATGGCCGCGCTCCAGCGCGATTTCGAGGCCCTCCAGGACCGCGCCCGCGACGCGGCGGAATCCGAGCAGGCACTGGCCCAGGAACTGGCCCAACTGCGCGACAATGAGACCAGAAAGACCGCCGACCTCGCGGACACGCGCGCGGAAATGGAGCGGCTGCGCCTGGAACTGACCGCCCGCGAGGCCAGGCTGCGGGAGGAGGCGCAAAAAAGGGCGCTCACCTCGGAGGCCGCCCAGGCCCTGGAAAACGAGCTGAAATCCCTGCACGAACGGGCCGCCTCCTTCGCCGACTCCGAACAGCGCCTCATGGCCGAACTGGACCAGTTGCGCGCCAGCGAAACGCAAAAATCCCGGGTGCTGGAGACGGCGCGCAGCGAAATGGACGCACTGCGCGGACAACTCCAGCACAAGGAGCAGGCGGTGGCCGTCGCGGTCCAGGTCAGCCAGGAGCACGACGCCGTGCTCGAGTCCCTCCAGTCCGAACTGGACGCACTGCGCGGACAGGCCGAGGCCGCCTCCAACTCGGAGGCCGCCCTGGCGCGCGAAGTGGCCGCACTGCGGGAGAACGAGGCGGCGAAGTCGGCCGCCCTCGACGCGGCAAGGACCGAGATGGACGCCCTGCGCGCGAGCCTCACCGCCCGCGAGCAGGCCGCGGGCGAGGCCGAGGCGGCAAACGCCGAGAAACAGTTGGAACTGGACCGGCTCCAAAAGGAACTGGCCACCCTGAAGCGCCAGGCCAACGTCGCGCAGAACGCGGAGTCCGGACTTCAGGACGAGCTCGAGCAGCTCCGCCTGAACGAGGCCGCCAAGAACGAGGCACTGGAAAGGTCCCGGGCCGAACTGGAGGACCTCAAGGGAAAACTCGACGAGCGCGAAATGGCCGCCGCGCGCGCCGCGCGCGAGCAGGAGGAAAGTCGGCGGATTATCGCGGACCTCGAGAACGAACTGGCGGCGCTCCGCAACAAGGACCTCGAGACGGCCTCCTCGCAGGCTGTACTAAGCGCCGAAGTGAGCCATGTCCGGGACGAGGTCACCAGGCTGCTGCCCCCCGAGGAGGTGCTGCAGGCGCACCAACTGACGGAAATGCTTGAAAAACTCAAGCAGATGCAGAAAAGCCAGGTGGAAACCCAGAAACAGCGGCGGCAGAAGGCCGGCCTCCTCGCGGCACAGCAGGACTCCCACCCCGGAAACGCCAAGGGCGGCAACGCCGCCCTGGAAGCCGCCATGTCCGCCCAATCCTCCCGGCGGCAGTCGCAATTGGACGCCCTCAACGTCGCCATGCGCCAGTCCTCATCCAAAACACCCGGCACCGTGGATGCGGCCGCGGTTGGACAGTCGTCGCAGCGCCAAACCCAGCTTGACGCCATGAACGCCGCCATGCGGCAGTCCTCCCGGGGGCAGGCGGCCGTC comes from the Candidatus Hydrogenedentota bacterium genome and includes:
- a CDS encoding nucleotidyltransferase domain-containing protein yields the protein MRSLVDEKRDAIEALCLKFNVRRLDVFGSVTGALFNPSNSDIDFLVEFEQLAPAMHYECYFGLQEGLETLFGRHVDLVESASLRNPYFIKGVDATREPVYAA